The Cucumis melo cultivar AY chromosome 9, USDA_Cmelo_AY_1.0, whole genome shotgun sequence genome includes the window ATATGTTTGATATCCCTTTGCTGAATTGATTTAGTGCCTTTGGTGAAGAGAGTTGATAGTtaacttattttcttttttcttttcattgatCTCTTAGATATTCTTCATTTTTGCTTTAAGTGGTACAATCTAAAATTTTCACTTTCACCATCGTCTTTGATCTGCTTCTATGTGGGCTTTACCCATTTGAGTATTGCCGCCAGTTTGTCTGTAATATTTCTTTAACATAGCTGGTTGTTCGGTGAACTTACTTTTTTGGGAAACTTTTCTTCCCCGTTTATACTTGATACAATGTTATCTATTAAGTTTTAACGATGCAGCCTACTTGAATTTTAGATGCTACATCTTCATCtgaatttgattttgttacTTTCTTCACCTTTTTTAGGTAATTTGGATGAAAGAGTAAGTGACAGGGTTCTTTACGACATTCTAATCCAAGCTGGACGGGTTGTGGACTTGCACATTCCTCGAGACAAGGAATCTGGCAAACCTAAGGGTTTTGCTTTTGCAGAATATGAAAGTGAGGAGATTGCCAACTATGCTGTTAAGCTTTTCTCTGGTCTTGTGAATCTTCATAAACGTACCTTGAAGTTTGCAGTATGTCATTTTTATTTCC containing:
- the LOC103498657 gene encoding uncharacterized protein LOC103498657 isoform X5, whose product is MSGRSKGCTIYVGNLDERVSDRVLYDILIQAGRVVDLHIPRDKESGKPKGFAFAEYESEEIANYAVKLFSGLVNLHKRTLKFAVSGQDKPSPVSNAITSSSRFPTYPENHLEGLCVHMIWLCCYKLIVDTLTKYCNLFD
- the LOC103498657 gene encoding uncharacterized protein LOC103498657 isoform X6, whose protein sequence is MSGRSKGCTIYVGNLDERVSDRVLYDILIQAGRVVDLHIPRDKESGKPKGFAFAEYESEEIANYAVKLFSGLVNLHKRTLKFAVSGQDKPSPVSNAITSSSRFPTYPENHLEGLFNNPTSMVATGAVIG